TGATGATGTTTGACAGCGattaaaacactaacacacagtaTGTATGAGACCACATTGAATAAGCTAAAATGGACCCTACATTATACCAATATTTACCCTCTGAAGAGTCTCTGGTGCATATATTGGATAGTTAattgtaaatatgtatatatatatatatttatatatatatatatatatatatatatttatatatatatatatatatatatatatatatttatatatatatatatatatatatacacacataccccctaactaataaaatacaaatactacTTTCCCCAGTTTTTTTTGAGCCAACAGGCTACTACTTTCCTCAGGTGTTATTGAGCCAACAGGCTACTACTTTCCTCAGGTGTTATTGAGCCAACAGGCTACTACTTTCCCCAGGGGGCGTGGCCTAACGGtgtagggggcgtggcttattCTCAGCTGTCCCAGTCTCCTCTCGTCTCAGTAACTGAAGTcttattgctgctgctgctgagacacacacacggtttcTACTCTCCTCTGTTGGTTGGAAGTCTTTTGGACTTTTCTCTGTCGGAGTTGGTCTGAAGTTTCTTTGTTCTGTGATTCAGATGAGCTTGTGAGGCTGGTGTGAAAATGAAGCGCTCCCTGGGTATCTGTCTGCTGTTCGGCTCCGCTCTGAATCGTGACTCAGATGCAAAAACATACataccaatttttttttacatcagaggaaaaaataaattcaCCTTTTAAAAGGTATTTCCATATATCTGAGCATCATgtgttttatattaaaatatttagaATAAACTCAGCTTTCTTGTAGTGTGGTGACATCTGTCTCAGAGCAATGTGTGCAGAGATAATGTGGCTGAAAGCTGCAAAGTTAAAGTCCACAGATTacacacagagaggcagacagcgATGTCACATTTTTCGATAAAAGAGGAGATTCTGGCGATTACGGCAATATCCAAACCACATTTCTGCGCTGTGTTATCGCTGAGATATCAATAAAGACAACCTGGACTCTATGTCCCCATGTTTCGGTCTGATGGGAACCAATATCTTTAAATACAGGTCCACTTTTAGGGGAGTTTCTGTtagttagagtccactaaaagttctgttgttgccgctgacagactcaggttattattctaagtgtccacacaaagtggacagaaactaaataaaactaccaaaagccgtcttggttcatctttccactgttccaacaatcaccactctggtttggttgaaataaacccttaattcacccatttacatgtggagatatgctggctctatacacgctaaaagtcctgattatttacatggagtctggtggagatatgctggctctatacacgctaaaagtcctgattattaacatggagtctggtggagatatgctggctctatacacgctaaaagtcctgattatttacatggagtctggtggagatatgctggctctatacacgctaaaagtcctgattatttacatggagtctggtggagatatgctggctctatacaagctaaaagtcctgattatttacatggagtctggtggagatatgctggctctatacaagctaaaagtcctgattatttacatggagtctggtggagatatgctggctctatacacactaaaagtcctgattatttacatggagtctggtggagatatgctggttctatacacactaaaagtcctgattatttacatggagtctggtagagatatgctggctctatacacactaaaagtcctgattatttacatggagtctggtggagatatgctggctctatacacactaaaagtcctgattatttacatggagtctggtggagatatgctggctctatacacactaaaagtcctgattatttacatggagtctggtagagatatgctggctctataacactaaaagtcctgattatttacatggagtctggtggagatatgctggctctatacacactaaaagtcctgattatttacatggagtctggtggagatatgccggCTCTATACAcaataaaaacttttttgataaaatttattatttacatggagtctggtggagatatgctggctctatacatgctaaaagtcttgattatttacatggagtctggtggagatatgctggctctatacatgctaaaagtcctgattatttacatggagtctggtggagatatgctggctctatacatgctaaaagtcctgattatttacatggagtctggtggagatatgctggctctatacatgctaaaagtcctgattatttacatggagtctggtggagtttggtgctgagtctgctgtgtgttttcaggatcGGCTATCCGCTGTTTCAGCTGTAAGGACTACACGGCCAGCTGCTCCAAACAACGAGAGTGTAGCTATGACGACGCATGCCTCACACTCAGCGAGAGAGGTAACAacacacacctggacacacaaacacacacctggaccTCCACACATCTGCTTTAGGGGATTTAGGGCCAACAGACAGGAAAcactccaacaacaacaacaacaacgttactcgtttgtgtctgtgtgcaggtgGGATGAAGCTTTCAGACTGTACCATCCCAtaatactccacacacacacacacacacacacacacacacacagacacacacaatgacacagacccacacacacacacacacacacattttgagcCGTTGCCATCCCATAAtactgtgctgtgtgtctgtctgtctgtgtgtgtgtgtctgtgtgtttgtgctatgtgtgtgtctgtgtgtgtgtgtgtgtctgtgtgtgtgtgtgtgtgtgtgtgtgtctctgtgtctgtgtctctatgtgtgtgtgtgtgtagtgtgtgtctctgtgtgtgtgtgtgtgtatgtgtgtctctgttattgtgatgtgtgtgtgtgtctctgtgtgtgtgtctgtgtgtgtgtgtgtgtgtttctgtgtctgtctctgtgtgtgtgtgtggtctctgtgtgtctcttgtgtgtgtgtgtgtgtgtctgtctctgtgtgtgttgttgtgtgtctgtgtgtgtgtgtgtgtggtgtctgtgtgtgtgtgtgtgatggtgatggtgtctctgtgtgatggtgttgtgtgtgtctgtgtgtgtgtgtctctgtgtgtgttgtgtgtgtgtgtctctgtgtgtgtgtgtgtttgtgtgtgtgtgtgtgtgtctctgtgtgtgtgtctctgtgtgtgtgtgtgtgtgtgtgtgtttatgtgtctctgtgtgtggtattgtgtgtgtgtgtgtgtgtgtgtgtgtgtgtgttgttgttgtgtgtgtcgtctgtgtgtgtgtgtgtgtgtgtgtgtgtgtgtgtgtgtgtgtgtgtgtgtgtctgtgtgtgtgtgtgtgtgtgtctctgtgtgtgtgtgtctctgtgtgtgtgtgtgtgtgtgtgtgtgtgtgtgtgtgtgtgtgtgtgtctctgtgtgtgtgtctctgtgtgtgtgtgtgtgtgtgtgtgtgtgtgtgtgtgtgtgtgtgtgtgtgtgtgtgtgtgtgtgtgtgtgtgtgtgtgtgtgtgtgtgtgtgtgtgtgtgtgtgtgtgtgtgtgtgtgtctctgtgtgtgtgtctctgtgtgtgtgtgtgtgtgtgtgtgtgtgtgtgtgtgtgtctgtgtgtgtgtgtctgtgtgtgtgtgtgtgtgtgtgtgtgtgtgtgtgtctctgtgtgtgtgtgtgtgtgtgtgtgtgtgtgtgtgtctctgtgtgtgtgtgtgtgtgtgtgtgtgtgtgtgtgtgtgtgtgtgtgtgtgtgtgtgtgtgtgtgtgtgtgtgtgtgtgtgtgtgtctctagggGGGATGACCTACCGTCAGTGTCTCAAGTATTCAGACTGTGAGTACGGCCGGCTGGCCCAGATGTTCCCCCAGGTAACAACCTCCTTCATTCATATATTATAGaggggcagacagacaggcagacagacaggcagacagacaggcagacaggcggAGGAGTAACAGACCAGGGCAGCAGCTGCCTCtctgagggctagatttatcaagccgtttccaggcgctaattggtcgcaaagacggacgtaaccgatgcgggctatttacaaacagggacACTCGGGTAGAATCGCAGATTGtcgccacatgagcgagaagagacaagttgcgctttcaatatacgttcgtgggagggtcgtggggaaagtgggagttccacccaaaaaggtgggaggataagcgcaaagtgcccctaattatatatcccgtggtatttacaaagacggTCAGTaggagcgcgcctctattctgcgggggaaactctccgcctcttaaagcaggtctaaaccagccgcagtccagtttcctcgtagacctttatatgccgctggtgacatggcaacagtaatttgagcaagacgaagacataggcgaggctgaacatatttttaacacaagaatcacactttgtcagtgaacacaccatcatttagcgttacagatcaagcagccataatattataataataataataataataataataataataataataatataacatagcaatattagagttactggaagaaatcaaagaggaaattgaatctcccactcagcgttcacatcccattccagcagttgttaaactcatcgctacattacaaatattggcatcaggatcatttcaaacagtcctagcatcagcagtgggaatatcgcagtctgcactcagccgtatcatagcaccagtaccgctttgctacagcgcaatttaaggtctagtgggcggagaaagacgctgattggctgatgggtgtcagggttgataaatactacgcaaactgtggaagcatagcgtgcgctattaccgaactcgcataaacagacgcagcgcaaactgcgctagtgttagtaaatcaggccctcagTGTGCTAACGGTagtcactttctctctctatctgcagacaggcagacagagagacagacaggcagacagagagacagacagataggcagacagacaggcagacagacaggcggaCTCTCTGTGGGTTTGAACCAATGACCCAGAAAATAACAACGGAAACTTCCCCAACGTGGGACCAGAATGGGAAGCAGCCGGCCTCTAGTCCAAGACACTAGGCTGGTTGGTTCTGGTCCCAGTTGTTGGTTCTAGTCTCAGACACTAGGCTGGTTGGTTCTGGTCCCAGTTGTTGGTTCTAGTCCCACCCAGAACATGATCTAACAGCAGTCCTGTTGTTCCCATTGGTTCTAACAGCAGTCCTGTTGCTTCCCAGGTAATCGTTCTAACAGCAGTCTGCTGTCCCAGTTCATTCCAGCCGTTCTGTTGTTCCCATGTTGGTTCTAACAACAGCCTGTTATTCCCATGAGTTCTAACAGCAGTCCGTTCATTCCATTGCTTCTAACCAGTTCTGTTGTTCCCATGGTGTCTAATACATGTCCTATTGTTCCCATGGTTCATTTCCAGTTCCCGTTGTTCCATTCGTTCTTTCAGCTATTCTTTCCATGTCCCTATTGCTATAACTACAGTTCTGTCCCTGTTCCCAAGGTTCTAACTACAGTCCTAGTTGTTCCCATTCATTCCTTATTACCATTGGTTCTTTAAAGAGCATTTCTGTTGCCCCCATAAAAACACACCACACCTGTTCCATTGGTTCTAACTACCATCCCTGTTGTTCCCATTGGTTCTAACAACAGTCCTGTTATTCCCATGAATTGTGTTCTAATATTCCCATTGTCCATTGTTTCTGTCCTTTGTTCCCATTCATTCTAATGCTACAGTTCTATTATTCCATTGTCCCTATTTCCTTCATTCTTTCCCCATTGGTTACAAATTCCTGTATTCATTCCCTATTTATTCTACTACATTCCGTTGTTCCCCATTAATTCTAAATATTCTATTCCCCTTCACATTCCATTCTTATTTCCCTAGTTCTAACTACCCTTCTGTTATTCCTATTCTGTTCTAATTATTTCCTTTAATTCTAGGGTTGTTCCCTATTGTTCTATACTGCAGTCCCTGTTGATTTCCTATGGTTACTAACCGTCCTGTTGTTCCCATTCGTTCTAACAACTTCTGTTGTTCCCATTATTCAAGTCCTGTCATTGTTTCCCTGTTCTTACAATGTCACTATTCATTCGTTCTAACTACAGTCCTGTATTTCCATGCGTTCTTTCTTTCAGTCTGTTGTTCCCATTCGTTCTAACTACAGTTCTGTTGTTCCCTTATTCTAACAACAGTCCTGTTGTTCCCATTGGTTCTACAACATTCTGTTGTTCCCATTCGTTCTAACAACAGTTTATGTTCCATTGGTTCTTTAATCCCTATTGTATTCCTTCTATTGTTTGTTTACCCCTGTATTCTATTTATTCCTTCATTCCTTTGTTTCCATGTTCAAAAACATTCCATTATTCCTCCATTTCTAACCTCTTTCCTCTATTGTTCTACACTGCCTTTTGTGCTGTGTTCTAAccacatctttttttcttttcctttttatccTTCTTTCCTGCATCCATATTCTGTGCATCCTCCATTCgtttctttcaaaaaaaaaaaaaaaaaaaaaaaaaaaaaaaacacaaggctCATTTCTGTTTCAATTCTGgtctcttcctgtgtgtgtttatatcttTATATGTTTACATCCTTAAGTGTATTTCCTTCGTTTCCTGTGCTttccttgtgtctgtgtgtcctaaaaaaaaaaatgtgggtaCCGTGTGTTCATCCATGTctgtcttacttttttttttttttttttttcctcttcttggGGATGGTTGtgctccaccccccccccccccccccccccccccccttacttGTTTCAGAGTCATGTAAGTTCCTGAGGGGTGTCCTCTACTGACCATCTGTGACTACAGGACTGGGTCCtaaatgtgtctgtgtaaaAGGTGttcttaaaaaatacaaaaaaaaaaaaaaaacacaatatgtaaaaaaaaaaaaataaaaaaaaaaaaaaaaaaattaaaaaaaaatttttttaaaatttaaaaaaaataaaaaaaaaaaaaaaaaaaaaaaaattttaaaaaaaaaaaaaaaataaaatttaaaatatttatttaaaatttaaattaaaaaaaaaaaaaaaattaaaaaatttaaaaaaaaaaaaaaaaaaaaaaaaaacatatatgtgtatgtgtgtgtgtgtgtggtgtgtgagtgtatgtatatgtgtgtgtgtgtgtgtgatgtgtgtgtgtgtaacaaaaaaaaaaaaaaaaaaaaaaaaaaaaaaaaaaaaaaaaaaaaaaaaaaaaaaaaaaaaaaaaaaaaaaaaaaaaaaaaaaaaaaaaaaaaaaaaaaaaaaaaaaaaaaaaaaaaaaaaaaaaaaaaaaaaaaaaaaaaaaaaaaaaaaaaaaaaaaaaaaaaaaaaaaaaaaaaaaaaaaaaaaaaaaaaaaaaaaaaaaaaaaaaaaaaaatatgtgtgtgttttttttttatatcacacacattatctctatatatatatatatatatctatcactctctcactatctatatatatatctctctattATGTATATCAtgtatacttatatatatatatatatacacacacatatatatatatatatatatacacacctatatatatatatatatatatatacacttttatatttttttttttttttttatatatacacacacacacacatatatatatatatatatacatatataatatatacatatatactctatatatatatatatatatataaccacacatatatatatatatatatatacacacatatttttttttttttttttttttttttttttttttttcttcacatatatatatatatatatatatatatatatatataaaaaataatatatatatatatataatttttttttatatatgtctatgtatatatgtatatatatatatacatatatacacacatatatatgtatatatatatataataacacacatatatatataaaaaaaaaaaaaaaaaaaaaaaaaaaaaaaaaaaaaaaaaaaaaaaaaaaaaaaaaaaaaaaaaaaaaaaaaaaaaaaaaaaaaaaaaaaaaaaaaaaaaaaaaaaaaaaaaaaaaaaaaaaaaaaaaaaacatatatatatatatatatatacacacacactcacacacacacacacacacacacacacacacacacacacacacacacacagaaattatCTGTTCAACTGCACTCGTTAGGTTGTTACACTGCAATGTTCCACACAGTCCGACCTCTCAccaaactccatttaaaaaacaggTAATTTTACGTTCCTCCCCTTCAGTGGCGTTTACATGGCgccaaaacatgtttttaagaGCTTACACTACTGTTGGAAATGTCCTCATTAAATCTGCCCAAATGTATCGATCCTATGTATTGATACGTGTACGTTTTTACTTAATGTTCCGCTAGATCTCATCCTAACAAGCCAGGTAAACGTGTTACTTAACTTGTAGAtgtttgaatggagtttggtgcGGCCAGACTTCGACAACTTCACTGGAGTTTTCTCTTGTAAATACGGACATTaatctgttttaatgttaacggTTATTAAAGCACCTGTATGTGTGACGTCATTTAACACGTTTTTAAATACCTGAAAGATGCTGGAAACACAACACACTATGACGTGATGGTTCGCCGCTCTGCTGCTGTTTACCTTCTGGGACTGATTACGTCCAGGTGCGCGTCATCACGTCTGCTGCTACTACCTGGTGTCaataaaactttattgtcaggtggggtgagcacacacacacacacacacacacacacacacacacacacacacacacacacacacacacacacacacacacacacacacacacacacacacacacacacacacacacacacacatccttttACAATACGAGTAACGCTCGGAGTAAGTAAGCCAAGTTGCTTAAGGGATTTCCATAACTTTCCTGAGTCATTTCTATATTCAGCCTTTTTAGTATTGACCACTAATCTTAATTTCTTGCCTTTTTATAATCAGCCCAACTCTGCTCATCATCTAAAGTTGTATCGTATATTTTGACGTCCAGTTTCTGCAAACACAGAACCATCATGACAGACTTGATAACTTTATGGTTTCTATGAAACCGTCAGTAAAGGGTAATCAGTTACTTTGGGCAAGACGCTGCAGTGTGATTGGTTGCTCTGGTCATGTGAGCAGTCTGATTGGTTGCTCTGGTCATGTGAGCAGTCTGATTGGTTGCTCTGGTCATGTGATTTCAGAGGAATAACTCAGGTGGACGTGATGCTGatcagacagacggagagagctCAGAGCTGCTGTACCTGCATCAACCAACAGGTAAGAACtactacacccacacacactacacacacacacacacacacacccacacacactcacacacacacacacacacagacacacacacacacacacacacacacacacacacacacacacacacacacacacacacacacacacacacacacacagagacacacagacacacacacacacacacagagacacacacagacacacctacacagacacacacacacactcacacagacacacacacacacacacacacacacacacagacacacacacacacacacacacaacacacacagacacacacacacacacacacaagacacacacagacacaccacacagacacacacacacactcacacagacacacacacacacacagacacacacacacacacacacacagacacacacacacagaca
The genomic region above belongs to Perca fluviatilis chromosome 24, GENO_Pfluv_1.0, whole genome shotgun sequence and contains:
- the LOC120554011 gene encoding LOW QUALITY PROTEIN: CD59 glycoprotein-like (The sequence of the model RefSeq protein was modified relative to this genomic sequence to represent the inferred CDS: inserted 1 base in 1 codon), whose protein sequence is MKRSLGICLLFGSALNRSAIRCFSCKDYTASCSKQRECSYDDACLTLSERGGMTYRQCLKYSDCEYGRLAQMFPQVSSFTFKCCNSDLCNSAPSXSAASSVIGLLAAAAVTWWCVH